The region CTGATTCCTTCATATTTTGGATAATCTTCCGGATTGGTGCTTCCTAATAAAATGGCACCTTCTTCAAAAAACAATTCCACATCACTTTTTAAAACTACACTTCCGGATAAAAAAGTTCCTTTAGAAAAAAGAACTTTTCCGCCTTTACTTTTATTGGCTGCGTCAATTGCTTTTTGGATTGCTTTTGTATTCAAAGTTTTTCCATCTCCAACGGCACCGTATTTTTTAATATCAAATACTTTCTGTGCCGAAACAGTTAAGGAAACACAAAAAACAAACAGTACAAGTACAAAATTTCTTTTCATTTCTATTTTTTTTATGCTACAAAGACACTAAGTCACTAAGTGAAAATGAACCATATAAGTAATATAAGGTCAATGAAGACAAAACTTAAATTATCTTATATTACTTATATGGTTTAAAAAAAACTTTGCGCCTCTGCGAGCAATTTTCAATTTATTTTTTTATAATAAACTTTGAGCCTTTGTGCCTTCGCGGCAAAACAAAAACTACCAGAAAACGGTATATAAAGCAACCAAAATTCCACTGATAATAAAGGAACCAACGATAAACTCTGATGACACTTTGAACATCGATTTATCTACTTCTATTTTATGAATTTCAGCTTCTTCTTCAGAAACCGGTTTCGCTAAACTAATTCCCACCATTATCAATACGATGATAAAGAAAACAATAGTCATTCTGTCTAAGAAAGGATAATCCGGAAAAGCGCCTTCTGTCCACATTGGCAGGAATTTTAAGATCGCGGCAAGTGGAACCGTTAATAATGCGCCTGCCAAACCTGCCGCCGGAGTTGTTTTTTTCCAGAACATTCCCAGCAAAAAAATCGCTAAAACTCCCGGTGAAAAGAATCCCACATATTCTTGTATGAACTGATAAGCCTGATCTAATGATTTTAATGCCGGCGCTACAAAAGCAGCAATGATCATACAAACTACTACACACCATCTTCCGGTACGAACCAGTTTTTTTTCTGATGCCTGAGAATTAAAGTATTTTTTATAAATATCTAAAGAAAAAATAGTCGAAATACTATTGGCTTTTCCTGCTAAAGAAGCCACAATTGCTGCCGTTAAAGCTGCTAAAGCCACGCCTTTTAATCCCGCAGGCAATAAATTCATTAAAGTTGGATACGCCTGATCTGGTTTTAAAACTCCTGCGGCGTCCACCATTTCCTGCTGAAACATTCCATTTTCATGCATTACGAACATTGCGATACCTGGTAAAACAGCAATTATTGGAACTAATAATTTTAGGAAAGCAGCAAATAAAATTCCTTTTCGCGCCGTTTTCAAATCGGCACCTAAAGCTCTTTGAACAATATATTGATTACAGCCCCAATACGCCAGATTATTGATCAACATACCTCCCACTAAAACCGACATTCCCGGTAATTCAGTATAATGCGGATTGGATTCGTCTAAAATCATGTGTAAATGTCCTGGTGCTTCATCGGCAATAATGGCAAGTCCTTTTAAAATGTCTTTTCCAAAACCAAACTGATCTGAAAGTAAAGTCAATGCTAAATAAGTGGTAACTAATCCACCCAGAATTAAAACAATTACTTGAAACATATCAGTATACCCAATTACTTTCATGCCTCCTAAAGTCACAATTACAGAGAATAAACTCAGCGCTATAACACAAAACTGAAAACTTATCGGAGCAATAGAAGAAATCGCTAAAGCACCTAAATAAATGATTGATGTAAGATTGACAAATACATAAATCAACAACCAGATAATAGCCATAATGGTACTTACTGTTCCGCTATATCTTTTGGCCAAAAACTGAGGCATGGTAAAGATCTTATTTTTAAGATAAACCGGTAAAATAAACATTGCCACAATAATTAATGTGGCCGCCGACATCCATTCGTAAGAAGCAATCGCAAGTCCGATGGCAAAGCCTGAACCGCTCATACCAATAAAATGTTCTGCTGAAATATTAGAAGCAATCAACGAAGCTCCGATTGCCCACCACGTAAGTGAACCTTCGGCTAAAAAATATTCGTTGGAACTGGTTGCAGCTGTTTTTTTGCTTCTGTAAATATACATTCCATAAGCCGTGACTATGACAAAGTAAATAAAGAATACAATGTAATCTGCGGTTTGTAATACATTCATAATGTGTGGTTATTGTGTGGTTAGATAGTAAGATGTATTTTAAAAAATAGAGCTTAATAATTTTAAACACATAGAAACATAGCTTTAGAAACTCCATAAAGGCATTTCATTTGTAATAAACTCACATAGCTATGTTAGAAACTAGTTTCTTATTATTCTCTTTTTGATTTCAATATGTCATAAATGTCTATGTTTCTATGTGTTTCAAAAAATATTAAGTTTTCTAAATCTTGAGAAACCATTTCTTTTTATATAAAAAATAGAGTAACAAAAGCTGCACGACAGTTACAGACAAAGCTGTAAAAAAAGGCTGCCAGACAATTGATGTATATTGTATAAGTCCGCCAAAAACATAATCTGCCGTATGTTTAAAATCTACCGAACCTTCGGCTGCGATATAAATCAAAATAGAATTAGAACCAATTAAAACCAATGGGAATGCCCATTTTTGAAACCCTAATAAGTCAATTATTACATAGAAAAAGACAAAAAATAAAATACTGAATCCACCGACAAAACAAACAAAGGAACTTGTCCATAAATGCTTGTTGATTGGGAAATTAATATCCCAGATTAATCCAGCAATAATCAGAACCACCGCGGTTAAAGTCATTAAAAGCAGTTTTACTTTTATCGAAAAAGGACACTTTGCTTTTAAAAACGTTCCGATAAAAACACCTAATAAAGCTGTTGAAATTGCCGGAAGCGTAGAAAATATTCCTTCCGGATCATAAACGGTGCTGTGTAATCTTCCCGGTAAAAACAAACGGTCAATATAACCTTCCAGCGAACCTTCTTTGGTTAAAACCCCTGCTCCAAAATCAGGAACCGGAATCCATTTCATTGCCACATAATAGCCAATCAAAATTCCGAAGAACCAGATTAATTGTTTCTTGAAATCAAAATTTAAATAGATGATTCCGGCAAAAAACCAAGCCAATCCTATTCGGCCTAAAACACTTGCAAAACGAGTATGATCAAAACCATCAAAACGAAGCAATCCATTTACTATAAATCCTAAAACCAGTAAAATACAGGTTCTTCTTAACATTGATAAATAGATTTTACGCTTCTCGCCTGAAGGTAATTCCTGTGGTGTTTTTACTCCTGCCAAACTCATTTTCTTTTCGAAAGAGAAAGGCATCGAAACTCCGGCAACAAATAGAAAGACAGGAAAAATCATATCGTAAAATGTAATTCCATTCCATTCCGCATGATGCAGCTGTGAAGACATCCAGATAAAAATAGGAATTGGCGCTGCTTTGGCCAGAGCATGAATAATATGTTCGCCGCTCATAATCCAAAACATAACAAATCCGCGAAGCACATCTAAAGAGATTAGTCTTCCATTTGTAGGGTTACTCATTTTATTTAGTATTCAGTGGTCAATAGTTAGTGGTCAGTGGTCAGGTTTTAAGTGGTCAGTCTTACGGAAGTGTTCAGTGGTCAGATTTTTAGTAATCAGTTTAGTTTGTTTTTATCAACAAACTGTGGCAAAAACTGAACACTAAAAATCTGAATACTGAAGACTTTTAAAAAATTGGTTTAATAACAAATCCGTAGTTATACTCACTTTTTGTTAATTGATATTGCTCATGAGGCGGTAATCCCCAGCTGTTGTCTCCTCCTAGGCCTCGCTGTGTTAAGTCGACACAAACTACAACTTCATTTCTTGGAGTAATGTCGCTGGAGTGAATGTTCTTTTTAGAAATTCCTCCGTCAAAATCACTCGGATAATTATTCAAAGTACTTATACCTAAAGGTTGCAGACCTTTTATTTCCAAGCCATTTCCTGAATTGCTTGACAGTTTAAACCAGCGTATATCGATCTTGTATCCATTTTCTTGTGGGCGTGTATAAGGCACATATTGGTCTGCAACTTTACTAGTATAAATTCCTTTGAAGGATGCTGTTTTTCTGTCCGGATAATTTTCTAAAGGGCCTCTTCCGTAATAATCCAGATTTTCTAAGCTATTTTTTAAAGTAAAAATCATTC is a window of Flavobacterium crocinum DNA encoding:
- a CDS encoding acyltransferase family protein, whose translation is MSNPTNGRLISLDVLRGFVMFWIMSGEHIIHALAKAAPIPIFIWMSSQLHHAEWNGITFYDMIFPVFLFVAGVSMPFSFEKKMSLAGVKTPQELPSGEKRKIYLSMLRRTCILLVLGFIVNGLLRFDGFDHTRFASVLGRIGLAWFFAGIIYLNFDFKKQLIWFFGILIGYYVAMKWIPVPDFGAGVLTKEGSLEGYIDRLFLPGRLHSTVYDPEGIFSTLPAISTALLGVFIGTFLKAKCPFSIKVKLLLMTLTAVVLIIAGLIWDINFPINKHLWTSSFVCFVGGFSILFFVFFYVIIDLLGFQKWAFPLVLIGSNSILIYIAAEGSVDFKHTADYVFGGLIQYTSIVWQPFFTALSVTVVQLLLLYFLYKKKWFLKI
- a CDS encoding sodium/sugar symporter, translated to MNVLQTADYIVFFIYFVIVTAYGMYIYRSKKTAATSSNEYFLAEGSLTWWAIGASLIASNISAEHFIGMSGSGFAIGLAIASYEWMSAATLIIVAMFILPVYLKNKIFTMPQFLAKRYSGTVSTIMAIIWLLIYVFVNLTSIIYLGALAISSIAPISFQFCVIALSLFSVIVTLGGMKVIGYTDMFQVIVLILGGLVTTYLALTLLSDQFGFGKDILKGLAIIADEAPGHLHMILDESNPHYTELPGMSVLVGGMLINNLAYWGCNQYIVQRALGADLKTARKGILFAAFLKLLVPIIAVLPGIAMFVMHENGMFQQEMVDAAGVLKPDQAYPTLMNLLPAGLKGVALAALTAAIVASLAGKANSISTIFSLDIYKKYFNSQASEKKLVRTGRWCVVVCMIIAAFVAPALKSLDQAYQFIQEYVGFFSPGVLAIFLLGMFWKKTTPAAGLAGALLTVPLAAILKFLPMWTEGAFPDYPFLDRMTIVFFIIVLIMVGISLAKPVSEEEAEIHKIEVDKSMFKVSSEFIVGSFIISGILVALYTVFW